From the Erpetoichthys calabaricus chromosome 12, fErpCal1.3, whole genome shotgun sequence genome, the window TGTGCGTGTAGACGCGGGTTATATCAGCGCAGTCGTGTAAGAGCACCAGCGAAAGAGAATGGCCGGCTCCCAGTTCAACAAAGGGCCTGCGTACGGCCTGTCCGCCGAGGTCAAGAACAAAGTAAGTTTTGCGGTCGCTGGCTGGCTGGCGGACGGACGGAGTGGTGGGGTGTGCCCGTGTACCGAGTTGGGGAAGGGCGCCGCGACACGCCACTGCGTACCTGCGCACGGTGTTTGGGCCGCGGCTTCGCCATTGCAAAGGTGAACAACGTGCGTGAGACTTGACACCCGAACCACTCGCCGTCGAGGTCCGCGTCGCCGCACGTTAGGCCACGaaggctgtttttttatttttattttttttttaatacaacttTCGGACACGTTTCCATCCACTTCCGCTCGGCCCCGcccgcgcgcgctctctctctctccgtctgAACGACTGCGCATCGCTCTCTGGCGGCGCCTTCGCTTTGAGTTGTCGGAAAGTCGACGTGGGAATCGTGCAGAGATAATAAGTGGAGACCCGCTGACTCCGTTACAGGGTCAGCCTGCTCtctgtgaaaggcgccatataacctCGGTAACACGAGCCAAAGTAACTGGTCACTTGGTTTGTAATTAAGAGTGCACCCCACCTCCGAACTGATGATCCTTCTTTAGTATCCCTCCACCCCGATGATATTTGGGAGACTGAAGCCTCCTGGGGCCCAAATGAACCCAAACATGGCTGACACTGATGGCTTTAAAAGCAAGGTGCCTGGTGGCTCAGCATGTAGTATCTGGTGGGCTTGTTTTATTTGCACCAGGGGTGTTCTTGGTGGACTTTGCATGTCATCCTCTCCCCCTGACTGCACACACTTCAGTCCTAGCATGTGTCTTCATGCCGTGTTGGTTTGTGGTGATGCCCAAAATCTGAGAGGCCTCCACCAGGCCAGAAGACCCAAAGCATGTCCTCATTGTGACAATTAATATTAGAAAAAGTGAAGGGGGGGGGCGTTGGAGTGCCGGAGTGAGGTGGTCATgcagaggtggggggggggggggcaatgacTTGATTCAGATATCTAAAGTAAATCCAATCCACTCACAATGGTCTCCCTCAAGTACCTCGTCAGCCAGCCCGGTGTCTTCaaagtaaatatttacattttcaattgTGGTGGGCTCTTCTCTTTGCCAACAATGGTGGGTTACAACAATAcactgataaggttcctcacaatGGCTCCAGCCACCAAAGTGTCTGGCATTTCCTGATAGTTGGCCATCTGGGGCTGGTAGGGTAGCCATACTGAAAGGTGGTGGTCAGAATCCCCCCCCAGTATAAAAACATCAGGTAGGGACACAAATGTGGAGCCCATAAGGGGGCTGTGTGTCCCCGGATGATCAAATGGGTCCACCATACTTGTGGTAAAGTGACACATGTGAGACCCTTCAGGCCATTTGTCACTTGCTTGTTTAGCTAATGGCCAAGCTGTCCTGGTGTCTCCTCCTGATTcatcttaaaggttctcaaggttttcTGCATCACCTCCACTTCTCCTTGCGTAAAGGAGGGCTGCCCAGCTTCgctcctaaatgcacttccacttCATTTCCAACTGGTAACTGAAATGCTGCCCAAGTTAACTGGTGTGGGCACCTCCTTGTGAGCACAACTGGACTTCCAGGTCCTACCTAAAATGGGGGCTCCTTTCAGCCATCTGTAAGGATGTCCTGTGGTGTAACCTACAGGGGGCACAAATGTATGGGAGAATTTGGAAAGGGTCACCGTGTAGTGGGAGACAATGGGTGTGAAGAGTGTGTAGATGCCAGGGTGCCATCTGGGAACTGTCAAAGCTCTGTAAAGTGACCGTAGGCCCTGCTGTGTGCCATGAGGGTGCTTGAACTCCTTGGTCTTCGTGTGCCAGTTGCCTGGTGCTTCGTGTTCTCCTCACAGCCCTGTAAcgctgggttcaaatctcagcctGGCTACtgcctgtgtgaagtttacaCGTTGCCCCCCATGTCCATGTGGTACCTCATGTGTCCTGTTAACTGgcagagtgagtgagtgtgctgATGACGGACCGTCGGGTGCCCTTGCTGCTTGCTCTGTTCCTGATGCCACCAGGATTGGCTTTGGTCCCCTGTAACCCTGCGCTGGATTAATCAAGTTGCTCCTCcttgtaaaggcgctatatacgctAAGCACACCAGAAGTGATGGTGAGTTTACTTGAGGGGTAGAAAGTGAATGTGTCTCGATGTAAAGCCCCCCATGAGCTACGTTCAGTCCACGGGAAGGCGGGTGGGGTTCCAGCTTCTTTGTCATTGTGCAGAGTACATATGACAATCTTCTTGTGTGACATCGTAACCTCTTTGGGGCTGAAGTCTCCTGTCCTGTTTGTGTCCTTTGTCCTTGAAGGTGTTGTAATGTGGCACTTTGTGCCATCTGGCTCAGCTGTAGGGGGTGGCAGTGATCCCTCCCATCCTGCATTAATGGATCCCTCTCGggcttcattttatatagcgcctcccATACCCATACAAAGTGCTTTTCAGGTGATTGATGTCGGTGTGCGGTGGCATTGGTGGTGAGGAGCACAGCTGGAGACGGGCATCTGCAGGTGTGCCCTTGGCCCGTAGCCACATCGTGATGCTGTGCTGCCTGCCAAGTGGGCCGCTGGCCGCCTGAGTTGGAGGTGGTGATGAAGTGATTCTCATTGGGGGGGGtttggtacacacacacactcggggGCCTGAATTGTCACTTTGTGTATTCAGATCGCCCCTCCAGACTGGGAGCAGGACCTTCATCTCCATGTAGAACACACTTAATAATAAAGTGGGACTGGACGCCATGGCACGTTTCAGTGGGGGTGTCTGCTGAGACTCAATTCTGTGCCAACAGTTGATGCCCTGTGACGGACACGGGGAGGGTCTTAGTTAGGGCGCTGTCTATGTGAGCCTGTTCCAGATGGGCAGCACGCCGGGCTCAGGGTTGGCTGGTGTCACATGCAGGCTCTACATGTCCAGAGCGTCTGAAGGGGCTTTCTGTCCTGCCATCCCAGTCTGTTGCCGTCACTGTTGTCCAGATGTGGAAAAGCAGCATTGATGTGGTCAGCAGGAGGGTTAGGGGGGCTTGTACAATAAACAGTCACACCTGCATAGTGGCTCAACACCCCCCAACCCTTGGCCAAGGCAGTCCCCTTCTAATCACAAGATAGCAGTGCCATCCATGCCACGATTGTTAGGCAATTAAAAATGTGACGGCACTTGCTTAGGATTTGGAAGTCCCTTTGGATAGCCACCTGTCCATGAAGGTACACTCTACGACCCGATGTGTCACCCCAGACGGTCATGTTACTGTCCTCTCATACGGGACTGGCACTCGGCTCATGGTTGTGCCTGCCCAGAGTCGGGTAAGCGGGTGGGAATCTCGGGGGcggcaaataaacaaataagttgTGAAAAAAACCTGCAAGGAAGACCCGAGGTGCCCACTTTGAGGGCTGACGGTGGCACTGATATACGTTTGCTAAAAGCAGGCCCCACGCTCAACGGGCGCACTGTTTCAAGTCGGATGGCGAGTGACACGCCCGCTAAGCTCCATTGTGAAGCCGTGCTGGAGTGTAtcctctgaaaggcgctatatgggagAGGCCCTGAAGTCCATGCAGTTCGGTGCTGTCGGGCTGTGCCGCTCTCTGACTCGGAAGTAGGCACGGTACCACCTTGGCAGCGGTTTGCAGCGGTGCTTCTGCTCCTCAGCGTCTCTTCCGTTTGTCGGTTAACTGACTTCCTCTCGCTACTTTGTTCTCATGGCTTCCCTCTTCTGCTTGACATCGCCGTTCCATCTTTGCTGTGTGTGGTCTCACACGTTGGTGAGCGGAGGTGTCGTCGTGTATGATAAGGTGTGAGTGCTAATGGGGGGGGGCGTCTCTCAGTTCTCGCCTAGTGCCCACTTGACGGGGGATTGTGGTTCAGCACAACGCCGTGCACTTCATTTGCAGTTGGCAGCGCCCCCTTGTGCTTGGTGTGGCGCACTGCTGATGTCTGGTCTTGTACTTGGCAGATCGCGCAGAAGTACGACTACCAGAAGGAAGAGGAGCTGAGAATCTGGATTGAGGACATCACGGAGATGAAGATTGGCAGCGACTTTCAGAAGGGCCTGAAGGATGGCATCATCCTGTGCGAGTAAGTAATCTGTGCCAGCCAGGCCAGGACCTTCCTTGCCACTTTGGCTTTATACTCTTTGAAGAGTGTAGAAGAGGTTGGCTCTTTATGGCGCCCTTTCtcttggcggtggccacagaaGCCCTCATGAGGTTAAGCCATGCCATTGTGCATGCAGAGCAGGTATGAAAGTTTTGTGAGCCAGCTCATCACCCAAGTATCATCACTGAAATAACTCTTTTTAGTGCCAGCTATGCCACAGAATGGCACAAGTGTCTAattgcgtttattttttcttatccTCTCAGGCTAATCAACAGACTGCAGCCAGGCTCTGTGCGGAAAGTGAACCGCTCGAAGCTGAACTGGCACCAGGTGAAGATCGGCCGCCTCTACCCACCCTGTTGAGCCCATGTGGGCATATGTCTTGGGATGCCAGTGTGTGATATTAGTTGTGTGGTGTGCAACTTTTTTGCTtggtgggaatttttttttttttttttatggctgaACTGGACCATTTgatggcgccccctggtggttggAGGAGTGTTGCCATGCTGAGTTGATTTTCTACCCTGTAATTTCTACCAGTTTTACTTGTATACACCCGCAGTGCCCACTGATGTCAACACAAAGCTGGTGGGCTTATCAGAATAGAAAGGCACTTCACTTTGTAAAGGCCCTCCATTTTATTGAGGTGCCTGTACAGCGGTTCGTGCTTTTGGCAGTGGCATCAGTTGTAGGGTGACTCGGTGACCCTGTATTGGGGGGGGCTGCTCCGGAGACCACCAACATTCCAGTTCCTGTCTTGTCAGGATTTAagtgttctttgtgtgttttatggGGGATGTctttggttttcattctaaagttAGGTGAGTTGGTGACAGTAAAGTGCCTGGGTGAATTTTTACCAAGCAGATGACAAGTGGACCCACAGATGCCACAACCCTTTGAGCAGACCACCAAGTGATGGGCGCATTGCCTGACTTTTTCCACAACTAAAAGCTGAATGTGATGTTTTGAAATGTCACCTTTGAGCCCAGGTAGCGTGTAGCTGTTGATCACTGAGCATGGTAACACAGTGGTAAGACCCGTGTGGAGCCCACGCCCGCTCTCTGTGCCAATGCCAGGCACTAACCGTGTAATACTCGCACTTGGTAGTTTGCACGAGtctcttgttttcttttgcttggtgttttaacttgtaatctttgtGCCCAGTGGCTGGCAGGCCAGTGCACAAAGTGTGGGTACAGGGAGTACGGTGGGGTACAGCCACAGATGGCACCTGTGTGTGGCAGAGTGGAGCGGGTGGGGGAGGGGTCACATGTTGTCTGACATGGGTGGTGATTGTGGCCCGCGGGGGGCTGACGTCGTGCACTGACTGACTTGAGCTTTTCGTTTCTGTAGCTCGAGAATCTCTCCAACTTCATTAAAGCCATCACGGATTACGGAATCAAGCCGCATGACATCTTTGAGGCCAACGACTTGTTTGAGAATGGGAACATGACTCAGGTTCAGACCACCCTCCTGGCCCTGGCAGGCATGgtaagcccccctccccagagtggtgtgtgtgtgtgtctgatggGCAGGTCTTCACACCTCCTCACACTCGCACCCAATTCTGCTGCTCTTGTCCTCAGGCAAAAACCAAAGGGATCCAAAGCCGAGTGGACATCGGCGTGAAGTACGCGGACCGCCAAGAACGCATGTTTGATGAAGAGAAGCTGAAGGCGGGTCAGTGTGTCATCGGGCTGCAGGTACGAGGCTTAccaaaatgccattttgtttttccttttctatgGTTTGTGCTCGCTGAGACCACCAAGTAGTTTCTTCTAAGCACATTGACTGGCTTTAGGGGTCCGTTACCAATGACGTGTACTGCAGGGCTGCACCCTGAAAACTTCATGGTATTGAGACCCCTGTTTACAGATTCTCTTCTGCTGTCTGCTTCACCCCCGCCAAGCTGCTGTTATGTGGTGGTCTTACACACTGGCCTTGCCTGATTTTTAGGGGGTGGGGTAAACTGGGCCTGTCTGCACCCTTGTCTAGTTTGGaagtcctcatttttttttttttttctttttccccctcAGATGGGCACTAATAAGTGTGCCAGCCAGGCAGGTATGAATGCCTATGGCACCAGAAGACACCTGTATGACCCCAAGGCTCACATCCAGCCACCCATGGATAACACCACGATCAGCCTGCAGATGGGCACCAACAAAGGAGCGAGTCAGGTAGGGGGGCTGTGGGTGAATTGATACGTCACTGGGGATCCATAATGGGATCTGACAGccgagaccattcagtccattgagcTCATTGGTTTGGCTGAGAGACACTGGTTATCACACATGGAGTTTTTGGGGGTCTCATCCACCTACGCATGTCTCTCTGCTGGGCTTCATCCTCTCCTGTGCTGGTCAATGGGGTACGGTCGTGGTGTCCTCACTACAGTGACGGCCGATTGTTAGGGTCTCATCACCTCCATCACGTGTTCACTCTTCAGCTTTTCTTGCCTTTGTGTAGCGTATGACcgatgggcaaaaaaaaaaaaataagtcggAGTGGCACACCTCAAGATGCTCCTTCTACCTGTCCGCATGGCTTGTCCAACATGTTGACACTTGTGGTCTGTCTGACCCCTCATTAGGTGGGCCACACCTTGATGGAGATGTGATGCCCCTCAGACTGTAGGTGTCCTGTGGAGCAGTTGAGTGCTGTTTAGGACCCCTGGACACCCAAGACCAGGGCTGCAGGGTAATTGTGAgagtgggagttttttttttttttttttttttttaaattatcaacccccccccccacaaagtCCCCCTGCAGTGGTTCCTAATAGACTTGTTTTATTTTCGAAGAAATGCTCCGCTCTGCTTGGCTTGTACTGATGGGACTGGAAATTAAGGTAAAGATAAAGCCGCGCTGGAGAGCAGTCGGTCATCTCGTAGGTAAATCTGAGCTGATGGTCTGGTGGTGTCACACTTGATGACTGTCTTTAGGGTCCTGTGGAATCTGTTTtgtgattttcagttttattcttcctTGATTCGGATTTTTGggtttttctgtgctttttttttttttttttttttttttttttatctaagtaGTACCAGCAGCTtcaacaacacaaacactgagatGGTACTTTACATTCCTATTAACGGAACGGCACACTGGCACAACTGAGCCTTATTGTGCACGTCCACCCATCAGGTAGTTAAGGAGCCCAGCTGCTCCATGAGGCCGAGACTGCAGTAGGACGGACAGCGAGTAACCTCCACAGCTCCGACTCGTCCTCCTTTAACAGCTCGTTGTGTCTGAGGAGACTTCTGCCCGGGTGTGTAGAGTTTATAACGGAGGAGTCAAATGTGGACGTCATGTCTCGTCCCCGCCAGGCCAAACGTTTATTAAATCAGAAACGTTCATTTTTAAAAGGGACCCCCTTCACAACCAGTGCCGTTCACTAGTACCATTGTTCTGTTAATATCCGTTACATACCTGTCTGATCGGTTAAATGATTCCCGTCCCATACGATTAGAGCTGCCAACATAAAAGAATTCCCACACAGCCAAACGTCCGCCATGTAGCCTGTCACCATGATAACGCTGGGCTTTCATCAGCTACAACAACGACTTTACTGCCACAAATCTTTCAAAGAACAGCGTCCATGTGTTCAAAGACACGGGGCAGATGAGTTTGACGAAGATTCTGTGGCTGCGCGCCTCCTGGTTTCCAGTGCTCAATAAAGAGAGGACgcgtctgttcatttttttttttttagcagtatgTCGGACTTGGATGGGCACAAACTGGCACTTTGCATCTGACGATTTTGCTCTGTTGCACTTTCTGATCTTCTCGTTCTTGAGATGGTTTTAGGTTTGACGCTGCCATTGCAATGAGCTTTTCGTGTCCAGTCGACGTACGGAGACGTTGTTGTCCAGATTCAAAGTTGCTGGGTTATTGTGCCCTCAGTTGTGCAGTTCAGCTCGTGTTTCTTGTTAGGGTATCTGATCCTGATGACTTCGACATTTCTGTCTCGTGTGGAGAGCTGATTCACGTGCCTTTAACGGGAAAGACGCGCACAAACCGATGGAGGCACGGCAGGATTTCTACCAAGACTTACTAGAAAATCGTCTGAGTGTCAGAAGTACGACGTATTCAATTGTTTAAATTAGTGGGAAGTTCTGTAACCATCGCCgcttcagtctctaaattctaaacatttatgtttttaagCATTTAATTCTGTGATTCCGTTTGTTTTCTCCGCATCGTGCACATCATAGGGCCCTACTGTGTTGCTGTTTGCGTCCCCTTACGTCATTGGTAAAGTGCAGGATGTGCCATCATGTCACTCAGAACAGCTTCCAAAGCATCACAAGCTTGCCCCTTTTATGCCCAGCCAGTACTGTTCTGTAATGAAGCTGATGCCCGTAGTCGGGTCTTATGGGTATGGTGAGGTCGGCTGCCATCTGCCTCCTTGTATTCAGTTGAGTGTGtgaaacacgagacatcagacagacgagctccTCCTCCTTGTTGCTTCATCACATGGTGTACTTCTGGGTGGGTGCTGATTGGTGGTCGTCGCCTGCATACACTGAGCCTCCCCTCTGACTTGACACACGAACTTGTTCAGGACGAGTTGCATGGGGTTGTGGGACTGCACTGTGGGGGTCCATGAGCGTGCACCGCGACTCGCTGAATTATTAAACTGTAAAGGTGGTGTCGTGACAGTGGCCTTAGTGACCCCACTTTAAAGGGTTGTCGGCAGACGCACCCCAATGTGTAAATGTTTACGCACAGTGTACTCAGAAATGAGACCATTGTCTTTTATATTGTGGCCTGAATTTATTCACATGAATTTTTTCCCACGTCAAGCGACACCCGAAAgaccaaatattaaaaatcaacaattacaaaaatatcgcatttctttgttttgacacttgaGCAACAGCATGGGGTGCACCTGAGCTAAATTTTATCCTGGTGGTCCATTTGCACACCCAGCCTGGTGCGCACAAACCAAGTCAGGAGGCTGGAGGACCTGCCAGCAGAGCCCTGAGGTTGGACTGTGTGGTGGCACAGATCTGGGGACGATGGTGTCGCTGTGGCCTCCACGATTCTTAAATGAAGCTCCTTTGGCTCAAACGCACCTCATCCTGGCCAAACAGAGTGATGTGTGTGAGAAGAAGTCACCAAGAATGTGACGGTCACTCTGGCAGGGCTTCAGAGAACCTGTGTCTGGGGCGGCTTCTGAAGAGACAACCACCACTGTGGCATTCCATCAATCCGGGCTTGATGACCGAGTGACCAGATGGAAGCCTGCTGGGAATTTGCAGAGACACCTAAGGGACTCTTTGAGTGTGAGATGAGATGCTCTGGTCTGCTTGAAGAAAGTGCAGTGTCACGTCTGGAGGGAATGAGGGAGGGACAGCAGGACGGACCACCTTACTGAAATCCTGCTTGCAGCGCCCTGGACCTCTACGTGGGCAGAGGGCACACCGAAGCGGTTTGGGGTC encodes:
- the LOC114662931 gene encoding calponin-2 produces the protein MAGSQFNKGPAYGLSAEVKNKIAQKYDYQKEEELRIWIEDITEMKIGSDFQKGLKDGIILCELINRLQPGSVRKVNRSKLNWHQLENLSNFIKAITDYGIKPHDIFEANDLFENGNMTQVQTTLLALAGMAKTKGIQSRVDIGVKYADRQERMFDEEKLKAGQCVIGLQMGTNKCASQAGMNAYGTRRHLYDPKAHIQPPMDNTTISLQMGTNKGASQTGMTAPGTRRAIYDHKLGTDKCDNTTMSLQMGYNQGATQSGLNFGLGRQIYDSKYCPKGEAMEGEEDDDGKIEYEERGYVVHETDY